A genomic segment from Paenibacillus sp. FSL K6-1096 encodes:
- a CDS encoding AraC family transcriptional regulator codes for MPRAKKPVIEYRRYSLPLHFPVLLLSGERWRISDIKSEHLHFHNHLEIGICHSDSGVMEIKGEAVPFAAGDVTFLPRYLPHTTYSSPGEASLWSYLFFSPEDLFQHSFKSAYSHFEPNLWSVQGNSCILSRERYPLVYTLATSIVLELQQQRPYYQESAYGLLLSLYIELLRIHSTQEALSGQEAGPTFLGDFAIAPALEYITRNYMAPMTIDDLAGLCHLSTTHFRRKFHDTMGTAPLDFLNSTRIEEACKQLKSTEQSILAISEKVGFHSISSFNRCFSRLMGVPPKEWRRSAQAEAQSAKASIQEFTGWV; via the coding sequence ATGCCCAGAGCCAAGAAGCCCGTCATTGAATACCGCCGCTACAGCCTCCCGCTCCATTTCCCGGTGCTGCTGCTCAGCGGCGAACGCTGGAGAATCTCCGATATCAAGAGCGAGCATCTTCATTTCCACAACCATCTGGAGATCGGCATCTGCCATTCGGACAGCGGGGTGATGGAGATTAAGGGTGAGGCTGTGCCTTTTGCAGCCGGTGATGTGACCTTTCTGCCCAGGTATCTGCCCCATACCACGTATAGTTCGCCGGGAGAGGCCAGCTTGTGGTCTTATTTGTTTTTCTCGCCGGAGGATCTGTTTCAGCATTCCTTCAAAAGCGCCTACAGCCACTTCGAGCCGAACCTGTGGTCCGTGCAGGGAAACAGCTGTATTCTGAGCCGGGAGCGCTATCCGCTGGTGTATACTCTGGCTACCTCCATCGTTCTGGAGCTGCAGCAGCAGCGGCCTTATTATCAGGAGAGCGCTTACGGCTTATTGCTGTCCCTGTACATTGAATTGCTCCGCATTCATTCCACGCAGGAAGCGCTGAGCGGCCAGGAAGCCGGGCCTACGTTCCTTGGTGACTTCGCTATCGCCCCCGCGCTGGAATATATCACCCGCAACTATATGGCACCGATGACCATCGATGACCTGGCCGGGCTGTGCCACTTGAGCACCACCCATTTCCGCCGCAAATTCCATGATACGATGGGCACCGCCCCCCTCGACTTCCTGAACAGCACCCGGATCGAGGAGGCCTGCAAGCAGCTTAAAAGCACAGAGCAGTCCATTCTGGCCATCTCAGAGAAGGTTGGCTTCCACTCGATCTCCAGCTTCAACCGCTGCTTCTCCAGGCTGATGGGCGTCCCGCCCAAGGAATGGCGCAGGAGTGCGCAAGCGGAGGCACAGTCGGCCAAGGCGAGCATTCAGGAGTTTACGGGATGGGTGTAA
- a CDS encoding NUDIX domain-containing protein, with protein MFIVNVEAAICKEDKWLLITRSTKEEHAGGTLALVGGKVDAEGNTLEILERTVKRECYEEVGIVIRDAVKFVYSSSFVTGDGRHVINMVFLCEYDSGTATIKSPDEVEAVHWLTREEIMNHPLAPPWTKESIRRVSLAGK; from the coding sequence ATGTTCATAGTTAACGTAGAGGCTGCAATCTGTAAGGAGGACAAGTGGCTTCTGATCACACGGAGCACCAAAGAAGAGCATGCCGGGGGAACCCTGGCCTTAGTAGGGGGCAAAGTAGACGCTGAAGGCAATACACTGGAGATCCTCGAACGGACAGTGAAACGGGAATGCTATGAAGAAGTTGGGATTGTGATCAGGGATGCGGTTAAGTTTGTGTATAGCTCCTCCTTCGTGACCGGGGATGGGCGGCATGTGATCAATATGGTGTTCTTATGTGAATATGACAGCGGGACAGCAACAATTAAGAGTCCAGATGAAGTTGAAGCCGTACATTGGTTAACCCGCGAGGAGATCATGAATCATCCCCTGGCCCCTCCCTGGACGAAGGAGAGCATCAGAAGAGTATCGCTGGCGGGAAAATAA
- a CDS encoding GyrI-like domain-containing protein, translating to MNLNKHAWSPQASEGYSPRVKPVILRMVEELKQVEMLSEVHVEQVTELCSIVDRPEMKVVGIALPISYESRGYGGYYDSGQAGGTINDYFYTKKLAAEGEIALLSSLIEHQIKGREIVTVRTEVQGDGNYKVIVGMEVSSFEGLPAHLPEYTETLTVPACRYAKVLINESKSAGRTGYEERMHADEYFVGEFRKDTSYVYNPAGLSFNTYDQSGDILTKYEPVILPGNTAEQFSSLRFKPVTLPEMKIACSMTLPEDEEFVITKYFGVQDQVFATGAARYYLHDYYGFPVNSGEEGKVNSCFGTRVSSFAGLPDCVEKMTVPGGIYLHITQLEVNGDNPGIPYDTAFNHLEELYLSAHPEYTRDWSRHVIARFRQANCASVFVPLTAE from the coding sequence GTGAATCTGAATAAGCACGCATGGTCACCGCAGGCTTCCGAAGGCTATAGTCCCCGTGTGAAGCCGGTAATCCTGAGAATGGTGGAGGAGCTGAAGCAGGTGGAGATGTTAAGTGAGGTTCATGTAGAGCAGGTTACGGAGCTGTGCAGCATTGTGGACAGGCCGGAAATGAAGGTTGTGGGGATTGCGCTGCCGATATCGTATGAGAGCCGGGGGTATGGCGGATATTATGATTCCGGGCAGGCGGGCGGCACGATTAATGATTACTTTTATACGAAAAAGCTGGCGGCAGAAGGAGAGATCGCACTGCTCTCCAGTCTGATAGAGCACCAAATTAAGGGCCGGGAGATCGTCACGGTGCGCACCGAGGTTCAGGGGGATGGCAACTACAAAGTGATTGTGGGCATGGAGGTAAGCAGCTTCGAGGGGTTGCCTGCGCATTTGCCGGAATATACAGAGACGCTGACCGTACCCGCTTGCCGGTATGCCAAGGTTCTGATCAATGAATCGAAGAGCGCCGGGCGGACCGGCTACGAGGAACGGATGCACGCTGATGAATATTTCGTGGGTGAATTCCGCAAGGATACAAGCTATGTCTATAATCCCGCTGGCCTCAGCTTCAATACATATGACCAGTCCGGTGATATTCTTACCAAATACGAGCCGGTGATTCTGCCGGGGAATACGGCCGAACAATTCAGCTCCCTGCGCTTCAAGCCGGTGACGCTGCCGGAGATGAAGATTGCCTGCAGCATGACGCTGCCGGAGGATGAGGAGTTTGTGATTACCAAATATTTTGGCGTGCAGGATCAGGTATTCGCCACCGGGGCAGCCCGGTATTACCTGCATGACTATTACGGATTCCCGGTGAACAGCGGGGAGGAGGGAAAGGTGAATTCCTGCTTCGGCACCAGAGTCAGCAGCTTCGCTGGCCTTCCTGACTGTGTGGAGAAGATGACTGTGCCTGGGGGCATTTATCTGCATATTACCCAGCTTGAGGTGAACGGCGACAATCCAGGAATCCCGTACGATACCGCATTCAATCATCTGGAGGAGCTGTACCTGAGCGCTCACCCTGAGTATACGCGTGACTGGAGCAGACATGTGATTGCCCGGTTCCGCCAGGCGAACTGCGCCTCTGTCTTCGTACCGCTTACTGCTGAATAA
- a CDS encoding helix-turn-helix domain-containing protein codes for MPQSARIRQAIAFIEEHLYEDIPLEQAAQAGYTSLMQLYRDFYTCTGHSVKEYIRKRRLSDALGLIRSSQLPLAEIAYACGYSSQQALCKSVKTATRLTPLAYQKSEASYFFPRFDSEAIRQVTVLTETLPKTIHMKFYHPVQEGIEQQALEALDARLHHYQGRIFGRDGPPQGGLYCYELAVEHDPAWLHLLAGSVFQEIGTVAGRSLTVAKTAVSNVQTEIRLAWDYLYLTWLRASMFEQEDEDYYEEYIRKGREVRRLVLYVPVRKRVDYDRILVRCCPGLEYLVAYREGERAEEEAASAVVEYLSIHHPEIIKNAREFYAARSGGGYTCGVRLKQPLELPGGSGLEVLQVDAGSYAVLESSRYSDSGRYTALLEAWIAQNGWGTEGRPAFATYETGGGADPEAITMSVWIRLKDVKNG; via the coding sequence ATGCCCCAATCCGCCCGTATCAGACAAGCTATAGCCTTCATCGAGGAGCATCTGTACGAGGATATTCCGCTTGAGCAGGCTGCGCAGGCCGGGTACACCTCGCTGATGCAGTTATACCGGGACTTCTACACCTGCACCGGCCATTCGGTCAAAGAGTATATCCGCAAGCGCAGGCTCTCGGATGCGCTCGGACTGATCCGCAGCTCGCAGCTTCCCTTAGCTGAGATTGCCTACGCCTGCGGCTACAGCTCCCAGCAGGCCTTATGCAAATCCGTCAAAACCGCAACCCGCCTCACCCCGCTGGCCTATCAAAAAAGTGAAGCCAGCTATTTCTTCCCCAGATTCGACAGCGAAGCCATCCGGCAGGTTACCGTCCTTACCGAGACTCTTCCCAAGACCATACATATGAAATTCTATCATCCCGTTCAGGAAGGCATTGAGCAGCAGGCGCTGGAGGCACTGGACGCCAGGTTACATCATTACCAGGGCAGAATCTTCGGCAGAGACGGACCGCCGCAGGGCGGCTTGTACTGTTATGAGCTTGCGGTTGAGCATGATCCTGCTTGGCTGCACCTGCTGGCAGGCAGTGTGTTTCAAGAGATCGGGACTGTAGCCGGGCGCAGCTTAACTGTTGCCAAGACAGCGGTCAGCAACGTGCAGACCGAGATCAGATTGGCGTGGGACTATCTGTATCTGACGTGGCTGAGGGCCAGCATGTTCGAGCAGGAAGATGAAGATTATTACGAAGAATATATTCGTAAGGGCCGCGAGGTTAGAAGGCTGGTGCTGTATGTGCCAGTACGGAAGCGCGTAGATTATGACCGCATCCTGGTGCGCTGCTGCCCCGGTCTTGAGTATCTGGTGGCGTACCGGGAAGGGGAGAGGGCGGAGGAAGAGGCGGCTTCGGCGGTGGTGGAGTATCTGTCCATCCATCATCCGGAGATAATAAAGAACGCCAGAGAATTCTATGCAGCGCGAAGCGGCGGAGGTTATACTTGCGGCGTCCGGCTGAAGCAGCCACTGGAGCTGCCCGGCGGCAGCGGGCTTGAGGTGTTGCAGGTAGATGCAGGCAGCTATGCGGTGCTGGAAAGCAGCAGATACAGCGATAGCGGCAGATATACGGCTCTGCTGGAGGCCTGGATTGCGCAGAACGGGTGGGGGACGGAGGGGCGGCCTGCTTTTGCCACGTATGAGACAGGAGGGGGAGCGGACCCGGAGGCCATTACCATGAGCGTGTGGATCAGGCTGAAAGATGTTAAGAACGGATAA
- a CDS encoding glycoside hydrolase family 88 protein codes for MLQVEYNREEILDVIDKVTRKTLAMDLTWEWPCGVAYYGVSRAYQTTGNQEYLDRLVQWVEEYIGLGLPDWTVNTCAMGHMLITLYEETGEQKYWDIVMSKIGYLRGSALRFGENVLQHTVSVSNDFPQQAWADTLFMAAFFLLRVGCKLEDQELIQDALNQYYWHIKYLQDPATGLWYHGYNHLKQDHMSGLYWGRANAWGAYTMSQVKPLLKEWYLYPQCMDVECSLRDQLAALKLVQTENGLWRTVLDDEESYEEVSASCGIAAAMVNNGNPLHSKYVQKALAGILANITADGRVLGVSGGTAVMKDREGYRQIPKDWIQGWGQGLALAFLSDLLAAH; via the coding sequence ATGCTGCAAGTAGAGTATAACCGGGAGGAAATTCTGGACGTGATCGACAAGGTCACCCGGAAGACGCTGGCGATGGACTTGACCTGGGAATGGCCCTGCGGCGTAGCCTACTATGGGGTATCGCGGGCGTACCAGACCACCGGGAACCAGGAGTATCTGGACAGGCTGGTGCAGTGGGTGGAGGAATATATCGGGCTGGGGCTGCCGGACTGGACGGTCAACACCTGTGCTATGGGGCATATGCTGATCACCTTGTACGAAGAGACCGGAGAGCAGAAGTACTGGGATATTGTTATGAGCAAAATCGGTTATCTCCGCGGCTCGGCACTGCGGTTCGGAGAGAATGTGCTGCAGCATACGGTATCGGTGTCGAACGACTTCCCGCAGCAGGCCTGGGCGGATACGCTGTTCATGGCGGCGTTCTTCCTGCTGCGTGTAGGCTGTAAGCTGGAGGACCAGGAGCTGATTCAGGATGCGCTGAACCAATATTACTGGCACATCAAGTACCTGCAAGACCCCGCCACCGGACTCTGGTACCACGGCTACAACCATCTGAAGCAGGACCATATGTCCGGGCTGTATTGGGGCCGGGCGAATGCCTGGGGCGCGTATACGATGTCACAGGTGAAGCCGCTGCTGAAGGAGTGGTATCTGTATCCGCAGTGTATGGATGTGGAATGCTCCTTGCGTGATCAGCTGGCGGCGCTGAAGCTGGTGCAGACGGAGAACGGCCTGTGGCGCACGGTGCTGGATGATGAGGAATCGTATGAGGAGGTATCGGCTTCCTGCGGGATTGCGGCGGCAATGGTGAATAACGGTAATCCACTGCATAGCAAATATGTGCAAAAGGCACTGGCCGGCATCCTTGCGAACATCACCGCAGACGGCCGGGTGCTCGGCGTATCGGGCGGCACGGCCGTCATGAAGGACCGCGAAGGCTACCGCCAGATCCCGAAGGACTGGATTCAGGGCTGGGGCCAGGGTCTGGCATTGGCCTTCTTGTCTGATCTGCTTGCTGCACATTGA
- a CDS encoding S-layer homology domain-containing protein — translation MLRKMGKIGLALVLIIGLLPMMPLRGYASVPSFNEAADYAIEGPVTYGGGLNFSGAQGLQDGSTAVLMNKYVSQGNTYVASNFLRVYNSSGTLTTDVNMSSLMDTYYNMTNVGMLALNNGNLLVFYGKSDSGDKNLQLGTVTESTPNAYFMILNKAGQKVTGQTRLNTFSAGTLPQLTRFISAAELSDGNIAFTWQRNDNKSTVTRVFTPAGQPVTNEILLVDANASMSYVAAGDGVYMTAYNSGPSNDNIYLQLFSNSGVPLKTINVGPRTDEKQLHLSVLSNGNFMFGQYRSQSDNTAVTLYDNNGDSQGSFSVNGALSGAAVYRKGGIPGFVTVSTDAASNQAINDAYYSGGEWTGTQYAYLNYYDNDGNLVFTTDQPIDSGSVALQGYDAENWMYDVEYYPGFRVYTAFGDKIVFIKTDNTDASHYRVTGKLFNQGAGALTPVTLQSAVADGTPGAVTSTKIDLTFDQPITGLTAEDITITDGTGSAVKGALSGGGTAWSIGLSSVTKEGDVSVAVNSPSGYTVSGSPLTAAVSLFRPAPEDTPTAVIDYAAEQLTGLTPGAAYTVNSEPVTADINGKLAIDSSWLGASLSIVKKGDGSATVDSAAQTLTVPSRPAAPVSVTATDETAINAVDGALVNVDSGMEYKSSGAGVWTDVTGTTVTGLAPGTYEVRVKLTAASFVSEAHSVTVNAYVPTVETTPAAVIDYAAEQLTGLAANGKYTINGTPVTADVTGKLELDSSWLGVTLSIVKQGNASTTVDSAAQTLDIPVRPAAPVSVTATDETAINAQDGALVNVTNAMEYKRGTAGEWMDVTGTTVTGLAPDTYYVRVKATATDFASELQSVAVEAYVAVPEAIPAAVVDYAAEQLTGLAANGKYTINGTPVTADGAGKLELDSSWLGVTLSLVKQGNASTTVDSAAQTLTVPSRPAAPVSVTATDETAINAQDGALVNVTNAMEYKRGTAGEWMDVTGTTVTGLAPDTYYVRVKATATDFASELQSVAVEAYVAVPEITPAAGIDYTAEQLTGLVPTGKYVINGTLAVTADVTGKLELDSSWLGITLSLVKQGNASTTVDSAAQTLTVPSRPAAPVNVTATDETAINEQDGALVNVTNAMEYKRGTAGEWMDVTRVTVTGLAPDTYYVRVKATDAAFASAPVSLAVTSFTAKAEATPEAVIDYAAETLTGLVPEGLYTVNGVVVTATAQGVLVISSDWLGTTLNLVKQGNGVTTTDSAVQTLNLPARPAAPVGVSVTDVTYKGANDGTLQNLNVQMEYKAGNAGLWTDITDTTLTGLAPDTYYIRVKATDGAFASVAAQVTVHDSDAVIPGAPEVAADDQNNTITGLDTSMEFAVDDGPYVRYDGTNLPDLSGDHTVKVRVAASGSVPAGPATALTFTTNMPVPASGLTVSASDPDGVANNGKTQITVTPAPAEGNKLLYMNFGTGSVIVPEVGELLTGYTLVGNDGLIPAEGGDTLGIAEVDADGRVVKYGSVIAAVTASTPVTPGPDPVNPGSSGNNPGGGTVPGNTAGNVTSVIVLVNGKEENAGTATTITSGNIKITTIAVDPARLQAKLDAEGNGAVVTIPVMLDSNIIIGELNGQIIKNMEDKSATLVLQTSRGTYTLPSSELNISALAARLGNGTKLEDITLKITIGESSATMNQVVTAAAGRGGFAVVTPSLDFSVTASSGSATVEIDRFKAYVKRTVTLPQGIDPNRVTTGIVVDPDGKVRHVPTRVIQQGGQYYAEIHSLTNSTYSVVWHPLSFKDMEQHWAKNAVNDMGSRLAINGVNESTFNPNADITRAEFAAIIVRGLGLRLEEGAAKFADVPADSWYAAAVETASREGLINGFEDGTFRPDARITREQAMNIIAKAMKLTGLAEQTGTVDTAGVLAAFTDAGQVGAWAKDSLALAARAGLITGRGGSKLEAKANVTRAEVAVLIQRLLQKSDLID, via the coding sequence ATGTTAAGAAAAATGGGGAAGATCGGGCTGGCGCTGGTGTTAATCATCGGACTGCTGCCCATGATGCCGCTCCGGGGCTATGCGTCTGTGCCGTCCTTCAATGAAGCGGCTGATTATGCGATTGAGGGTCCGGTCACTTACGGTGGGGGTCTTAATTTCTCCGGTGCCCAGGGTCTGCAGGATGGAAGCACGGCGGTTCTGATGAATAAGTACGTCTCTCAGGGGAACACCTACGTTGCATCCAATTTTCTGAGAGTATATAACAGCTCAGGGACGCTTACTACGGATGTCAATATGAGCAGCCTAATGGATACCTATTATAATATGACGAATGTCGGTATGCTTGCGCTGAATAACGGCAATCTGTTGGTGTTCTATGGTAAAAGCGATTCCGGTGATAAAAATCTGCAATTGGGTACCGTTACCGAGAGTACGCCCAATGCCTATTTCATGATCCTTAACAAGGCAGGGCAGAAGGTAACCGGCCAGACCAGACTCAACACCTTCAGCGCCGGCACTCTTCCGCAGCTTACACGCTTCATCTCTGCGGCGGAATTGTCGGACGGCAATATTGCTTTTACCTGGCAGAGAAATGACAACAAAAGTACGGTAACCCGTGTATTCACCCCTGCGGGCCAGCCGGTGACCAACGAGATTCTGCTGGTTGATGCGAATGCGAGCATGTCTTATGTGGCCGCCGGAGATGGCGTATACATGACCGCGTACAATTCGGGGCCCTCGAACGATAACATCTATCTGCAGTTGTTCAGCAACAGCGGAGTACCACTGAAAACAATTAATGTGGGACCAAGAACAGATGAGAAGCAGCTGCATCTGTCTGTGCTGAGTAACGGGAACTTCATGTTCGGCCAGTACAGATCGCAAAGCGACAACACCGCGGTTACCTTATATGATAACAATGGCGATAGCCAGGGAAGCTTCTCGGTAAACGGCGCTCTGAGCGGAGCAGCGGTCTACCGGAAGGGCGGCATCCCGGGTTTCGTAACCGTAAGTACGGATGCGGCGTCGAATCAGGCAATCAATGATGCGTATTATTCCGGCGGGGAGTGGACAGGAACCCAGTATGCTTACCTGAATTACTATGACAATGACGGGAATCTGGTCTTTACGACTGATCAGCCGATTGACTCCGGTTCGGTTGCGCTTCAGGGATATGATGCAGAGAACTGGATGTACGATGTGGAATATTATCCTGGGTTTAGAGTATATACGGCCTTCGGTGACAAGATTGTGTTCATCAAGACAGATAATACCGATGCCAGTCATTACAGAGTCACCGGGAAACTGTTTAATCAGGGAGCTGGTGCCTTAACGCCGGTTACTTTGCAGTCGGCAGTAGCTGACGGTACGCCGGGTGCTGTAACCTCGACGAAGATTGATCTGACCTTCGATCAGCCGATCACTGGACTGACGGCGGAGGATATCACGATTACGGATGGTACAGGCTCTGCAGTAAAAGGGGCACTGAGCGGAGGTGGCACTGCGTGGAGCATCGGGCTTAGCTCGGTGACTAAGGAAGGTGATGTCTCAGTGGCCGTAAATTCGCCAAGCGGATATACCGTAAGCGGCTCGCCGCTGACAGCGGCCGTGTCGCTGTTCAGGCCTGCGCCGGAAGATACTCCGACGGCAGTCATTGATTATGCGGCGGAGCAACTGACAGGCCTAACACCAGGCGCTGCTTATACAGTGAACAGTGAGCCTGTAACGGCAGACATTAACGGCAAGCTGGCTATAGATAGCAGCTGGCTGGGAGCGTCATTAAGCATCGTGAAAAAGGGTGACGGTTCGGCGACAGTCGACAGCGCGGCGCAGACACTGACTGTGCCTAGTCGTCCGGCAGCGCCAGTGAGTGTAACGGCGACCGATGAGACGGCGATTAATGCGGTAGATGGCGCATTGGTAAATGTGGATTCGGGGATGGAATACAAGTCAAGTGGTGCGGGAGTATGGACGGATGTGACGGGAACAACGGTGACAGGGCTTGCTCCGGGTACGTACGAGGTCCGTGTGAAATTGACGGCTGCGTCTTTTGTGTCGGAAGCGCATAGTGTAACGGTGAACGCCTATGTGCCAACGGTAGAGACTACCCCGGCGGCAGTCATTGACTATGCGGCGGAGCAGCTGACAGGGTTGGCAGCGAACGGGAAGTACACGATCAACGGCACGCCGGTAACGGCGGATGTAACTGGGAAGCTGGAGCTGGACAGCAGCTGGCTGGGCGTCACGCTGAGCATCGTGAAGCAGGGGAATGCTTCTACGACGGTGGACAGCGCGGCGCAGACGCTGGACATTCCAGTTCGTCCGGCAGCGCCAGTGAGTGTAACGGCGACTGACGAGACTGCGATCAATGCGCAGGATGGCGCATTGGTGAATGTGACTAACGCGATGGAATACAAGCGTGGAACCGCAGGCGAATGGATGGACGTTACAGGCACGACCGTGACTGGTCTTGCACCGGACACATATTACGTGCGTGTGAAGGCGACCGCAACGGACTTCGCTTCCGAATTGCAGAGCGTAGCCGTTGAGGCGTATGTGGCAGTGCCGGAAGCTATTCCGGCGGCAGTCGTTGACTATGCGGCGGAGCAACTGACAGGGTTGGCAGCGAACGGGAAGTACACGATCAACGGCACGCCGGTAACGGCGGACGGAGCGGGCAAGCTGGAGCTGGACAGCAGTTGGCTGGGCGTCACGCTGAGCCTCGTGAAGCAGGGCAATGCTTCCACGACCGTAGACAGCGCGGCGCAGACACTGACTGTGCCTAGTCGTCCGGCAGCGCCAGTGAGTGTAACGGCGACTGACGAGACTGCGATCAATGCGCAGGATGGCGCATTGGTGAATGTGACTAACGCGATGGAATACAAGCGTGGAACCGCAGGCGAATGGATGGACGTTACAGGCACGACCGTGACTGGTCTTGCACCGGACACATATTACGTGCGTGTGAAGGCGACCGCAACAGACTTTGCTTCCGAATTGCAAAGTGTAGCCGTTGAGGCGTATGTGGCAGTGCCGGAGATCACTCCGGCCGCAGGGATTGACTATACGGCGGAGCAATTGACCGGCCTGGTTCCGACCGGTAAGTATGTAATTAATGGTACGCTGGCAGTAACGGCGGATGTAACCGGGAAGCTGGAGCTGGACAGCAGCTGGCTGGGCATCACGCTGAGCCTCGTGAAGCAGGGCAATGCTTCCACGACCGTAGACAGCGCGGCGCAGACACTGACTGTGCCTAGTCGTCCGGCAGCGCCAGTGAATGTAACGGCGACTGACGAGACGGCGATCAATGAACAGGATGGCGCATTGGTGAATGTGACTAACGCGATGGAATACAAGCGTGGAACCGCCGGTGAATGGATGGACGTTACACGCGTAACCGTGACTGGTCTTGCACCGGATACGTACTACGTGCGGGTGAAGGCGACTGATGCTGCTTTTGCCTCGGCTCCGGTGTCACTGGCGGTCACGTCCTTCACAGCGAAGGCTGAGGCAACACCTGAAGCGGTTATCGATTATGCCGCTGAGACATTGACCGGTCTGGTGCCAGAAGGCTTATACACTGTAAATGGTGTCGTGGTCACGGCAACAGCGCAAGGGGTGCTGGTCATCAGCAGTGATTGGCTGGGAACCACGCTTAATCTCGTGAAGCAGGGCAACGGGGTAACAACCACCGACAGTGCCGTGCAGACGTTGAATCTCCCGGCCCGCCCGGCTGCACCTGTCGGTGTTAGTGTGACGGATGTGACCTACAAGGGGGCCAATGACGGTACTCTGCAGAATCTGAATGTTCAGATGGAGTACAAGGCAGGCAACGCAGGTCTGTGGACAGACATTACAGACACAACGCTTACTGGCCTTGCGCCGGATACGTATTACATCCGCGTGAAGGCAACAGACGGAGCCTTCGCTTCGGTTGCGGCTCAGGTTACCGTTCACGACTCTGATGCGGTCATTCCTGGGGCGCCAGAAGTAGCGGCAGACGATCAGAATAATACCATTACCGGTCTGGATACAAGCATGGAATTCGCAGTGGATGACGGACCCTACGTGCGGTATGACGGAACGAATCTGCCGGATCTCAGCGGTGACCATACTGTGAAGGTGCGGGTGGCGGCCAGCGGATCGGTTCCGGCGGGACCGGCAACGGCGCTGACTTTTACAACGAATATGCCTGTTCCTGCATCAGGGTTAACTGTAAGTGCCAGTGATCCGGACGGTGTAGCCAATAATGGCAAAACACAGATCACCGTTACTCCTGCACCTGCGGAAGGGAACAAGCTTCTGTATATGAATTTTGGAACGGGCAGCGTAATTGTACCTGAGGTTGGAGAGCTTCTGACGGGGTACACCCTTGTGGGCAATGATGGCCTGATTCCTGCAGAGGGTGGTGATACGCTTGGGATTGCAGAGGTTGACGCTGACGGCAGGGTAGTGAAGTATGGCAGCGTAATTGCGGCTGTAACCGCGTCGACACCTGTGACTCCGGGACCTGATCCGGTGAACCCCGGCAGCAGCGGTAATAACCCGGGCGGCGGAACGGTGCCAGGAAATACAGCAGGCAATGTTACCAGCGTCATCGTTCTTGTGAACGGTAAGGAGGAGAATGCGGGCACAGCCACCACAATAACCTCCGGCAATATCAAAATAACCACCATCGCCGTAGACCCGGCCAGACTGCAGGCGAAGCTGGATGCAGAGGGGAACGGGGCCGTTGTCACTATCCCGGTGATGCTGGATTCCAACATTATCATTGGCGAGCTGAACGGTCAGATAATCAAGAATATGGAGGATAAATCAGCTACGCTGGTGCTCCAGACCAGCCGGGGCACGTATACACTGCCGTCATCGGAGCTTAATATCAGTGCGTTAGCGGCAAGACTCGGAAACGGGACCAAGCTGGAGGATATCACACTGAAGATTACGATTGGCGAGTCTTCGGCAACGATGAACCAGGTTGTGACTGCTGCGGCAGGCAGAGGCGGCTTCGCGGTGGTTACGCCATCCCTGGACTTCTCTGTTACAGCTTCATCCGGTTCAGCAACTGTGGAGATAGACCGGTTCAAGGCGTATGTAAAACGGACAGTGACGCTTCCGCAGGGTATTGACCCGAACCGGGTTACGACGGGGATCGTTGTAGATCCGGACGGCAAGGTACGTCATGTACCAACCCGAGTCATTCAGCAGGGCGGCCAGTATTATGCCGAGATTCACAGCCTGACGAACAGCACCTATTCTGTGGTCTGGCATCCGCTAAGCTTCAAGGACATGGAACAGCATTGGGCGAAAAATGCAGTGAATGACATGGGCTCCCGCCTGGCCATTAACGGGGTGAACGAATCGACGTTCAACCCGAACGCTGACATCACCCGCGCAGAGTTCGCAGCCATTATCGTGCGCGGTCTGGGACTGAGGCTTGAAGAGGGCGCTGCGAAATTTGCAGATGTTCCGGCGGACAGCTGGTATGCAGCGGCGGTCGAAACAGCCTCACGGGAGGGGCTGATTAACGGCTTCGAGGACGGAACCTTCCGCCCGGATGCCCGGATTACCCGCGAGCAGGCCATGAACATCATCGCGAAGGCAATGAAGCTGACGGGGCTTGCTGAGCAGACAGGTACCGTTGATACAGCAGGTGTACTCGCAGCCTTCACAGATGCAGGCCAGGTGGGCGCTTGGGCGAAGGACAGTCTGGCGCTCGCTGCGAGAGCCGGCCTGATCACCGGACGCGGCGGCAGCAAGCTGGAGGCCAAAGCAAATGTCACCCGTGCAGAGGTGGCCGTGCTGATTCAGCGCTTACTTCAGAAATCTGATTTGATCGATTAA
- a CDS encoding type II toxin-antitoxin system RelE/ParE family toxin, translating into MCNNALYKRPLREGISDELAAPDAAYQLLDKLDQAISRLKSFPFFGPVTRNMNGLKDEYRSLIVENYIVFYLVLDDIIEIRRVLHGKRKVEDLM; encoded by the coding sequence ATGTGCAACAATGCTCTCTACAAGCGGCCGCTGAGAGAAGGAATTAGCGATGAGCTTGCTGCACCGGATGCGGCTTATCAACTATTGGACAAGCTCGATCAAGCTATCTCCAGGCTAAAATCATTCCCCTTCTTCGGGCCAGTTACACGCAACATGAATGGACTGAAAGATGAATATCGTTCACTGATTGTGGAGAATTACATAGTCTTCTACTTGGTGCTGGATGATATTATTGAAATTAGAAGGGTGCTTCATGGAAAACGCAAGGTTGAAGATCTGATGTAA